The following proteins come from a genomic window of Thermomicrobiales bacterium:
- a CDS encoding thiamine pyrophosphate-dependent enzyme: MHLNAHPLPPRGRRADQRTAGDSTFGHGRVGWCDQIREVQAVRKAAASVVRGAEGLGIDVLCRAISDVSGFSIDMTMRVMSRAVRSTSHARSLPEWIWHAVCGASRHWREKSGRPDAAVVAVVGDGGFQYTMGDLGCAVQERLGLPIVIFNDSTYQQPGRSDERDGRYMAVDPPIRLREPSRIWRCPRGAGNSPQSFPSAR; encoded by the coding sequence TCATCCACTCCCTCCTCGGGGACGCCGCGCTGATCAGCGAACGGCTGGTGACAGCACTTTCGGACACGGTCGAGTTGGCTGGTGTGACCAGATACGCGAGGTTCAGGCGGTCCGCAAAGCGGCCGCCAGCGTGGTTCGCGGAGCGGAGGGATTGGGCATCGATGTGCTGTGCCGCGCGATCTCTGACGTGAGTGGTTTCAGCATTGACATGACGATGAGAGTTATGTCGCGTGCGGTCCGGTCTACGAGCCACGCACGTTCTCTTCCCGAGTGGATTTGGCACGCTGTTTGCGGTGCCAGCCGCCATTGGCGCGAAAAATCGGGTCGCCCCGATGCAGCAGTGGTCGCGGTGGTTGGCGACGGCGGGTTCCAGTACACCATGGGCGACCTCGGTTGCGCGGTACAGGAACGCCTGGGTCTGCCAATCGTGATCTTCAACGATTCGACCTACCAGCAGCCAGGCAGAAGTGATGAGCGCGACGGCCGCTACATGGCAGTCGATCCGCCAATCCGACTACGTGAACCTTCGCGGATATGGCGGTGTCCCAGGGGTGCGGGCAACTCCCCGCAGAGCTTTC